In Nilaparvata lugens isolate BPH chromosome 5, ASM1435652v1, whole genome shotgun sequence, the following proteins share a genomic window:
- the LOC111057791 gene encoding uncharacterized protein LOC111057791: MWNPNDHAFHLKFVKEVEKHQVVYNYKHPGYTKRDEVLKAWQEIADKMKMQPAECRDRWRNLRLVFVRNVKRLQSGPQKRRPYYLQNALQFLIPFLKPTGSLDTRDWDITNIRTEVQDEDSEIEDSAQLEEASPSSITARHQPSPSTNTRQQTTSKATFSTTDHSSDSRNFLGNFDFSDIKTEVQVEDSQTEDSAHSEIEDDGEEESPFPTTGRQSSTNIKQQTTSPTTSRMTFPSTSFNDPIEPLTLVSRSVQKRTKNSTSSVADMCVAEYFEAERAKLQSNAGVVPDFHRIERQQGLRMFLLSLLPELEELSDAQIKLFKRKVLRVIDEIADSS, encoded by the exons ATGTGGAATCCCAATGATCATGCATTCCATTTGAAATTTgtgaaggaggtggagaagcaCCAAGTTGTCTATAATTACAAACATCCAGGATACACAAAAAGAGATGAGGTTCTCAAAGCGTGGCAAGAGATCGCCGACAAAATGAAGATGCAGC CTGCTGAGTGCAGAGACAGATGGCGCAATCTTCGCTTGGTATTTGTGAGAAATGTGAAACGACTCCAGAGTGGACCACAAAAAAGAAGACCTTATTACCTGCAAAATGCCCTGCAGTTTTTAATTCCTTTCTTAAAACCAACAGGAAGTTTGGACACAAGAGATTGGGACATTACAAACATCAGAACTGAAGTTCAGGATGAGGATAGCGAGATTGAAGACAGTGCTCAATTGGAAGAGGCATCCCCATCTTCAATAACTGCCAGGCACCAACCATCACCGTCAACCAATACTAGACAGCAAACAACATCCAAAGCAACATTCTCAACAACTGATCACTCTTCAGACAGTCGAAATTTCCTAGGAAACTTTGACTTTTCAGACATAAAAACTGAAGTTCAGGTTGAGGATAGCCAGACTGAAGATAGTGCCCACAGTGAGATTGAGGATGATGGGGAAGAGGAATCCCCATTTCCAACAACTGGCAGACAATCATCAACCAATATCAAACAGCAAACAACATCCCCAACGACATCCAGAATGACATTCCCATCAACTTCATTTAATGATCCAATTGAACCGTTGACATTGGTTAGTCGATCAGTGCAAAAGCGGACGAAAAATTCAACCTCATCGGTAGCAGACATGTGTGTAGCAGAATACTTCGAAGCTGAGAGAGCCAAGTTGCAGTCAAACGCTGGAGTAGTACCTGACTTCCATAGAATTGAAAGGCAACAGGGACTTCGGATGTTTCTTCTCAGTTTGCTACCGGAATTGGAAGAGCTGAGTGATGCACAAATCAAACTTTTCAAACGGAAAGTTTTGAGAGTTATTGATGAAATTGCAGATTCCAGTTGA